A stretch of the Pangasianodon hypophthalmus isolate fPanHyp1 chromosome 28, fPanHyp1.pri, whole genome shotgun sequence genome encodes the following:
- the LOC113547375 gene encoding uncharacterized protein LOC113547375 isoform X1, translating to MFELLRKASANHKNSNMGKIEQKLTLFLIFIVLIGWTEGKENTTKYYSSYYGIPCDEDCDTHGKSYFWCYTKKGWDYCSTKENTDYKGEPCREDHLCGKYGKSYYWCYTKGDNWGYCGFLRNAEEPKTLLYKTVTYMSECWDECLYIEKKDYFRCHTDEGWDYCSPLPDVTYKNEPCRLDHYCGTHGSGHAWCYTNSGSDNCGLISPGECQYIIPRKEDSQTLISCIWNDEKNQKEIKFNAEPDLTVSTEGSTWKNEIINFIARWKNAYLNPEPNTKLTTSENLRFEVQKLVNEDEKEYYNLQIMVNVYSQSGKSNKLAQVVILEQDKVPDRFVRLAFVESFRHQTRIFVQIN from the exons ATGTTTGAGCTTCTTCGCAAAGCAAGCGCCAATCAC AAAAATAGCAACATGggaaaaatagaacaaaaactAACCCTGTTCCTGATATTCATCGTTCTTATTGGCTGGACTGAGGGAAAGGAAAACACTACAAAGTACTACAGCTCCTATTACGGGATTCCATGTGATGAGGACTGCGACACGCATGGAAAATCCTACTTCTGGTGCTACACTAAAAAAGGCTGGGATTATTGCTCAACGAAAGAGAATACAGATTACAAAGGCGAGCCATGTCGTGAAGACCATCTCTGTGGGAAGTATGGCAAATCTTACTACTGGTGCTATACAAAGGGTGACAACTGGGGTTACTGTGGATTCCTGCGTAATGCAGAGGAACCAAAGACACTGTTGTATAAGACTGTGACTTATATGAGTGAGTGCTGGGATGAATGTTTGTACATTGAGAAAAAGGATTACTTCAGGTGTCACACGGATGAAGGGTGGGACTACTGCTCTCCACTACCTGATGTCACATACAAGAACGAACCATGCCGCTTGGACCACTACTGTGGTACCCATGGATCGGGTCACGCCTGGTGCTACACAAACTCAGGTTCTGACAACTGTGGACTCATCAGCCCTGGAGAATGCCAGTACATCATCCCTAGGAAAGAAGACTCTCAAACTCTGATTTCCTGCATATGGAATGATGAAAAGAATCAAAAAGAGATCAAGTTCAATGCCGAGCCAGACCTTACAGTATCTACTGAAGGTTCCACCTGGAAGAACGAGATAATCAATTTCATTGCACGCTGGAAAAATGCCTACTTGAACCCAGAGCCCAATACCAAGCTGACCACCTCAGAAAACCTCAGGTTTGAGGTACAGAAGCTGGTGAATGAAGATGAGAAGGAATACTATAACCTGCAAATCATGGTGAATGTATACTCCCAGAGTGGGAAGAGCAACAAACTGGCCCAGGTGGTCATACTGGAGCAAGACAAAGTTCCAGACAGATTTGTCCGATTGGCTTTCGTGGAGAGCTTCCGTCATCAGACCAGGATTTTTGTGCAAATTAATTAG
- the LOC113547390 gene encoding uncharacterized protein LOC113547390, which produces MERRGLLCGFLFFFILTSAAAIQTLKDIKDLKNTITSMKEFPRHGLMLLHWFANNVEVDSSGEIQLNFDPGQGSYGLHCCKDTDRRAPFDSSESLYYSLGDLDRRSARMLPFYVTHDFHHSMESPQKNLDRVIIQVQRSNPAKIEKVYITEYHKNHSQGSSYNPECTYEISAQLLIQIQALGTNIICDAYDPRLDFSLCEFLNHQQKAAKVLMIYPKTPGLEWFLTLAGYNIDSRFDVFSQASFCTMNQTGNPNDNCSPPSISISDVMHNKVKLEVKSTSGGYAKITWSGIPENIARMKPKIGLYKGRTNADPLREYPLNGRTYGSIDTSVPLNPGLQVQLLQSEKIPYYFFFRTTYYTTIWKGPELDEANRIPPANIRGYKGSLQLYTKDGYACARLYIKKSFTNWKNVFSNAWVGFYASKADDNGKYKVYAWSIDFEKSSKDDCPLDYEIYQYESGVHIGPGVQARFMLTAHYGSEKARTVPWEE; this is translated from the coding sequence ATGGAGAGGCGAGGACTGCTTTGTggtttccttttcttcttcatcttgaCCAGTGCTGCTGCCATCCAGACCCTGAAAGACATTAAGGACTTGAAAAACACAATAACTTCTATGAAAGAATTCCCACGACATGGCCTCATGCTTCTGCACTGGTTTGCTAACAATGTCGAAGTTGATTCAAGTGGAGAGATCCAACTTAATTTTGATCCAGGACAAGGCAGCTATGGATTACATTGCTGTAAAGATACTGATCGAAGAGCGCCTTTTGACTCTTCTGAAAGTCTTTATTACTCTTTGGGTGACCTTGATCGTAGAAGTGCTCGAATGTTACCTTTTTATGTTACTCATGATTTTCACCATTCAATGGAATCACCTCAGAAAAATCTGGACAGAGTGATAATTCAAGTTCAGAGGAGCAATCCAGCAAAAATAGAGAAGGTGTATATAACAGAGTACCATAAGAACCACAGCCAAGGAAGCAGCTACAATCCAGAGTGTACCTATGAGATCAGTGCTCAGCTCCTGATTCAAATTCAAGCACTTGGCACGAATATAATATGTGATGCATATGATCCTAGACTGGACTTTAGCCTATGTGAGTTTTTGAATCACCAACAAAAAGCTGCCAAAGTATTAATGATCTATCCAAAGACTCCAGGTCTTGAATGGTTTTTGACTCTGGCTGGTTACAACATCGActcaaggtttgatgtattTTCACAAGCATCATTCTGCACAATGAACCAAACTGGTAATCCAAATGATAATTGCTCTCCACCCTCTATTAGTATCAGTGACGTCATGCACAACAAAGTAAAACTAGAAGTGAAATCCACTTCAGGTGGGTACGCAAAGATCACATGGAGCGGAATACCAGAGAATATTGCAAGAATGAAACCGAAAATAGGCCTTTATAAGGGCAGAACCAACGCGGACCCTTTGAGAGAGTATCCACTGAATGGAAGGACATATGGATCCATAGACACTAGCGTGCCTCTAAATCCTGGCCTTCAGGTACAGCTTCTACAAAGTGAAAAGATTCCTTActacttttttttcagaaccACATATTACACAACGATCTGGAAAGGTCCAGAGCTTGATGAAGCCAACAGGATTCCTCCGGCTAATATCAGAGGTTATAAGGGCAGCCTGCAGCTTTATACTAAAGATGGTTACGCCTGTGCCAGACTCTACATCAAGAAGTCCTTCACGAATTGGAAAAATGTCTTCAGTAATGCTTGGGTGGGATTCTATGCTAGCAAGGCAGATGATAATGGGAAATATAAAGTGTATGCATGGAGTATAGACTTTGAGAAGAGTTCAAAAGATGACTGCCCTTTGGATTATGAGATTTATCAGTATGAGTCCGGGGTGCATATTGGCCCTGGAGTCCAGGCTCGATTTATGCTGACCGCACATTATGGTAGTGAGAAAGCTCGAACTGTACCCTGGGAGGAATAG
- the LOC113547375 gene encoding uncharacterized protein LOC113547375 isoform X2: protein MKNSNMGKIEQKLTLFLIFIVLIGWTEGKENTTKYYSSYYGIPCDEDCDTHGKSYFWCYTKKGWDYCSTKENTDYKGEPCREDHLCGKYGKSYYWCYTKGDNWGYCGFLRNAEEPKTLLYKTVTYMSECWDECLYIEKKDYFRCHTDEGWDYCSPLPDVTYKNEPCRLDHYCGTHGSGHAWCYTNSGSDNCGLISPGECQYIIPRKEDSQTLISCIWNDEKNQKEIKFNAEPDLTVSTEGSTWKNEIINFIARWKNAYLNPEPNTKLTTSENLRFEVQKLVNEDEKEYYNLQIMVNVYSQSGKSNKLAQVVILEQDKVPDRFVRLAFVESFRHQTRIFVQIN from the exons atg AAAAATAGCAACATGggaaaaatagaacaaaaactAACCCTGTTCCTGATATTCATCGTTCTTATTGGCTGGACTGAGGGAAAGGAAAACACTACAAAGTACTACAGCTCCTATTACGGGATTCCATGTGATGAGGACTGCGACACGCATGGAAAATCCTACTTCTGGTGCTACACTAAAAAAGGCTGGGATTATTGCTCAACGAAAGAGAATACAGATTACAAAGGCGAGCCATGTCGTGAAGACCATCTCTGTGGGAAGTATGGCAAATCTTACTACTGGTGCTATACAAAGGGTGACAACTGGGGTTACTGTGGATTCCTGCGTAATGCAGAGGAACCAAAGACACTGTTGTATAAGACTGTGACTTATATGAGTGAGTGCTGGGATGAATGTTTGTACATTGAGAAAAAGGATTACTTCAGGTGTCACACGGATGAAGGGTGGGACTACTGCTCTCCACTACCTGATGTCACATACAAGAACGAACCATGCCGCTTGGACCACTACTGTGGTACCCATGGATCGGGTCACGCCTGGTGCTACACAAACTCAGGTTCTGACAACTGTGGACTCATCAGCCCTGGAGAATGCCAGTACATCATCCCTAGGAAAGAAGACTCTCAAACTCTGATTTCCTGCATATGGAATGATGAAAAGAATCAAAAAGAGATCAAGTTCAATGCCGAGCCAGACCTTACAGTATCTACTGAAGGTTCCACCTGGAAGAACGAGATAATCAATTTCATTGCACGCTGGAAAAATGCCTACTTGAACCCAGAGCCCAATACCAAGCTGACCACCTCAGAAAACCTCAGGTTTGAGGTACAGAAGCTGGTGAATGAAGATGAGAAGGAATACTATAACCTGCAAATCATGGTGAATGTATACTCCCAGAGTGGGAAGAGCAACAAACTGGCCCAGGTGGTCATACTGGAGCAAGACAAAGTTCCAGACAGATTTGTCCGATTGGCTTTCGTGGAGAGCTTCCGTCATCAGACCAGGATTTTTGTGCAAATTAATTAG
- the LOC113547373 gene encoding uncharacterized protein LOC113547373, which yields MGPRGLLFWLALCLVLVRIYSINVLETMEDLKKITNFGKHFPQQGLVLLCWLLSQGKFDQNGKLRLNFNPAEERFGIHEYRNEKLTFPSLSNTDFLYFTLGNLKIPNNQLPNYITKIFCNSRGHPKRNVDRVMIQIQKNDPTVVDKVYITQHSENKGSDYDEDLTYLISKELLKKILELCRPDGDSSNQKHNDYDHQNDHQRFQQIQSMFQKAPYLHEFLYLAGYNPPNNVNQHGKYNCPARYEHSELENIKLELRSKLNGQARIVWEGIPVEMLKKEMKIGIYNDEDEDNPLVEYSLNGRAYGEIDTHLALNRGLHLRLLKPMTIFETVYESPEFDDSEIEKDHTVARETVEESHPFLTFSNLFSLVISPFSNLFSLVFLIFSSVFSLVYFIVISLFSLVYFIVSSLLSLVYFIVSSLLSLVYFTVSSLLSLVYITVSNFFSLLFFICQEILFALGKLISLVFSVCCNLVTLLLTAVLIEIVRRVINEVTDNRPRAAPPIVVVSHGRPGF from the coding sequence ATGGGGCCTAGAGGACTCCTTTTTTGGCTTGCTCTGTGTCTGGTCTTGGTCAGGATCTACAGCATAAATGTCCTTGAAACAATGGaggatctaaaaaaaataacaaactttGGTAAACATTTTCCACAACAAGGCCTCGTGCTTCTGTGCTGGCTTCTCAGTCAAGGTAAATTCGACCAAAATGGAAAACTACGCCTCAATTTCAATCCAGCTGAAGAACGTTTTGGCATTCATGAGTATAGAAATGAAAAGCTTACCTTTCCTAGTCTGTCTAATACagattttctgtattttacttTGGGCAATCTAAAAATTCCAAACAACCAATTGCCTAATTATATTACTAAGATATTCTGTAACTCACGGGGTCATCCCAAACGCAACGTTGACCGAGTTATGATTCAAATTCAGAAGAATGATCCAACAGTAGTGGACAAAGTGTATATTACACAGCACTCTGAGAACAAGGGCAGTGATTACGATGAAGATCTTACATACCTGATCAGCAAAGAGCTGCTCAAAAAAATCCTAGAGTTATGTCGACCTGATGGGGATAGCAGCAATCAAAAACACAATGATTATGATCACCAAAATGATCACCAACGATTTCAGCAAATACAATCCATGTTCCAAAAAGCTCCATATCTCCACGAGTTTTTGTACCTGGCAGGTTATAATCCTCCTAACAATGTCAATCAACATGGAAAGTATAATTGTCCAGCCAGGTACGAGCATTCCGAGTTAGAAAACATAAAACTCGAGCTGAGATCCAAACTGAATGGGCAGGCGAGGATTGTGTGGGAAGGGATCCCAGTTGAAATGCTGAAAAAGGAGATGAAAATAGGCATTTACAACGACGAAGATGAAGACAACCCCTTGGTGGAGTACTCACTGAATGGAAGGGCGTATGGAGAAATAGACACTCACTTGGCTCTAAATCGTGGCCTTCATCTCCGTCTTCTAAAACCCATGACCATTTTTGAAACTGTCTATGAAAGCCCAGAGTTTGATGACAGTGAAATTGAGAAGGATCACACAGTAGCTCGGGAAACTGTGGAGGAGTCACACCCATTTTTGACTTTCAGCAATTTATTTTCACTGGTCATCTCTCCTTTCAGCAATTTATTCTCACTGGTCTTCCTTATTTTCAGCAGTGTGTTCTCACTGGTTTACTTTATTGTCATTAGTTTGTTCTCATTGGTTTACTTTATTGTCAGTAGTTTGCTCTCACTGGTTTACTTTATTGTCAGTAGTTTGCTCTCACTGGTTTACTTTACTGTCAGTAGTTTGCTCTCACTGGTTTACATCACTGTCAGTAATTTCTTCTCACTGCTCTTCTTTATTTGTCAAGAAATTTTATTTGCTTTGGGTAAATTAATCTCACTGGTCTTCTCTGTTTGCTGTAATCTTGTCACGCTGCTGTTAACTGCAGTGTTAATTGAAATTGTTAGACGAGTGATTAATGAAGTGACTGACAACAGACCAAGGGCTGCACCTCCCATTGTGGTAGTTTCGCATGGTAGGCCAGGTTTCTGA
- the LOC113547374 gene encoding uncharacterized protein LOC113547374, whose amino-acid sequence MEWTRFLCCLALFVVCANAATIEILHKIEDLKSKKFGHEYPRHGLLLLHWLANHISISQSEDILLHFDPGRQDYGFHYYNSTNNTSTTLPYLDDSSDRVYYSLGSLSSKAVRTKLPPYVTQDYYNALEDPKRDLDRIVLRVQRSSPRQADKVYITQAVTNEQEVDYDPDETFEISTRLLTQVQILKTPLDLLQTLESHVTGTQNSDDPRLVLSKEKLLNHLKYSDKHLQSIFEDPGVRWLLILAGYDLDNRYNIHKKTWFCSTDEPIQHDQISSDPETLCESHSTVKIEVKSTQDGYARIIWSGLPKNILKLNTTVVLFSSDTSTELQRFTELQGQASGSYDTYLALNHGIQPRLVTYSFAFEYGFIGLRYSIIWRGPQFDEANRVIPTKITGYNANLQLYTVYGYACARIYIKSSFTDWKKKFAGSWVSFYTNDQDPDHKYTHYQWVTNFKKVDDTKEYLIYEYVSSMSIGPGVQARFMFSNVRSFLSYLRTTGTVKARTIPWESVNN is encoded by the coding sequence ATGGAGTGGACTAGGTTCCTCTGTTGCCTCGCTCTCTTTGTTGTCTGTGCTAATGCGGCCACAATTGAGATCTTACACAAAATCGAGGACCTAAAAAGCAAAAAGTTTGGCCATGAGTACCCACGCCATGGTCTTCTCCTGCTGCACTGGCTGGCCAACCACATCTCCATCAGTCAATCAGAAGACATTCTACTTCATTTTGATCCTGGAAGGCAGGACTATGGCTTCCACTACTATAATAGCACCAACAATACCAGCACTACCCTGCCGTACTTGGATGACTCAAGCGACAGAGTGTACTACTCTTTGGGCAGTCTCAGTTCAAAGGCTGTCCGAACTAAGCTGCCTCCGTATGTCACCCAAGATTACTACAATGCCCTCGAGGACCCCAAGAGAGATCTGGACCGCATAGTCCTCCGAGTGCAAAGGAGCAGCCCAAGACAAGCAGACAAAGTGTACATCACTCAAGCAGTGACCAATGAGCAAGAGGTGGACTACGACCCAGATGAAACCTTTGAGATCAGTACTAGACTCTTGACGCAAGTACAGATTCTCAAAACTCCTCTTGATTTACTACAAACTCTTGAATCGCATGTGACTGGCACTCAAAACTCGGATGATCCTAGACTTGTCCTCTCCAAAGAAAAACTTCTCAACCACTTGAAATATTCTGACAAACATCTTCAGAGTATTTTTGAAGACCCAGGTGTGAGGTGGCTTCTGATTCTGGCTGGATATGACTTAGATAACAGGTACAACATCCATAAGAAAACTTGGTTCTGCTCAACTGATGAGCCAATCCAGCATGACCAAATCTCCAGTGATCCTGAGACACTGTGTGAAAGCCACAGTACGGTAAAGATAGAGGTGAAATCCACACAAGATGGCTATGCAAGAATCATTTGGAGCGGTTTACCAAAGAACATCCTAAAACTGAACACTACTGTTGTCCTTTTTAGTAGCGACACATCTACGGAGCTTCAGAGGTTCACAGAACTCCAAGGCCAAGCATCAGGGTCCTATGACACCTACTTGGCACTGAATCATGGAATTCAGCCACGTCTGGTCACATACAGTTTCGCCTTTGAGTATGGCTTCATTGGCCTCCGTTACTCCATAATTTGGAGAGGGCCACAGTTTGACGAGGCTAACAGAGTGATTCCTACCAAAATTACTGGCTACAATGCAAACCTTCAACTTTACACCGTATACGGCTACGCATGTGCTCGGATATATATCAAAAGCTCTTTCACTGATTGGAAAAAGAAGTTTGCTGGCTCATGGGTATCTTTCTATACCAACGATCAAGATCCGGaccataaatatacacactatCAGTGGGTCACCAATTTCAAGAAAGTTGATGACACTAAAGAATATCTAATCTATGAGTATGTGTCATCCATGAGTATTGGACCTGGAGTCCAAGCTCGCTTTATGTTCTCTAATGTCCGTAGCTTCCTCAGTTATTTACGCACAACTGGAACTGTGAAAGCTCGCACGATTCCTTGGGAGAGTGTGAATAACTaa